Genomic DNA from Sporomusaceae bacterium FL31:
GAAGAACGGAATATTTTTCCTTTTCAGGAGGAAGCCGATATCATGTTTAATTCGGCGCTTATCTATGAGTTGGCAGTTTTGAAACAATATGCTGAACCGTTGCTGGAGCAAGTAACTGCTGCAGAGCCCGAATATTCTGAGGCTAGACGATTGCTTAATTTCTTATCTTATTTTGAACCTATTATTGCTGATGATGATATTCCAACCAATTCTATCTTAAAAGAATTTATTGGGAAGTCCTGCTTTTATAAAGGATAAAAGTGGCGCGAATGTATCGCGCCACTTTGTTTGTGTGAGTAAAAACAAACACCCATACCATGTGGTATGGGTGTTTGTTTTAAATTAACGATTGTTTTTGAAGAATTCCAAAGCCACATCTGGGAATACAGCGTAGGACAATACATCTTCAATGGATGCATTTGGATAGCCTTTTTCAGCCAGTTGTGCTTTAAGGGATTCAAGTTGTGGAGCAATATCATCAGCTGGACGGTGCTCGATGATTGGATCGCTGCCAATGATTTTTTCGCGAACTTCTGCAGCAACAGGCAGTGGAGTACGGCCATATTTACCGCGAGCCAAATCTTTAACTTCGCGAGGAACGATTTTATAACGTTCGCCAAGCATAACATTGAAAGTAGCCATTGAACCAACAATCTGGCTGGTAGGTGTAACCAATGGAGGGTATCCAAGGTCAGCACGAACCCGTGGCATTTCTTCAAGAAGTTCTTGATATTTATCTTCCATGCCTTGCTCTTTAAGCTGGTTGTACAGATTAGAAAGCATACCGCCTGGAATTTGGAAGTCAAGCACGTTAGTGTCAACATCAAAGTAAGTTTTAAGTTTGAAGTCATCAGCAAGGCTTTTCTTAACATTACCGAAATGAATTGCAATTGGTTTGAGTTTTTTACGGTCCAGACCAGTGTCGCGTTCAGTACCCTCAAGAGCAGCAATCATAGTTTCGGTACAAGGTTGAGAAGTACCAAGCGCAAATGGTGACAATGCGCAGTCAATTACATCAACGCCTGCTTCAACAGCTTTTAAGTAAGTCATTGAACCAAAACCGCTGGTATAGTGAGTATGTAATTGAATAGGAACTTTGATTTCAGCTTTCATAGCTTTAACTAAATCATATGCTACATATGGAGCTAATAAGCCGGACATATCTTTAATACAAATGGAGTGAACGCCTCTGTCTTCAAGATCATGCGCAAGTTTCAAATAGCTTTCCTTGGTGTGGAATGGGCTAATTGTATAAACGCAAACACCTTGTACATGAGCGCCGGCTTCAAGACCAGCTTTGATAGCAACTTCAAGGTTACGAACATCATTCAGGGCATCGAATACGCGGATAACGCCGATACCATGCTCAACCATTTTCTTAACAAATGCTTCAACAACATCGTCAGCATAGTGGTTGTAGCCAAGGATATTCTGGCCTCTAAGTAACATGGAAATTGGAGTTTTAAGAGTTTTCTTCAGGAATTTGAGACGCTCCCAAGGGTCTTCGTTTAAGAAGCGGAGACAGCTGTCAAAAGTCGCGCCACCCCAAGCTTCTAGTGCCCAGTAGCCAACGTCATCAAGAGCTTGCAACTGAGGGACCATATCAGTGATACGCATGCGAGTGGCAGCCAAAGACTGATGACCGTCGCGAAGCACTGTTTCCATAATTTTAACTGGATTCTTGGCCATTAAGTAATCTCCTCCTAGTTTTATGTAGATCAATTTAGATTAATGAATTACCGACTTTTGAACCTAAAAATATGCAATTCAGTGAATTTCAGTGAATTGCGAATTTACGGATTCCAATATCGGTTTTATTGAACAGTTTTATTATAGTTATTTCTCCCACTTTTGTCAATCTGTGTCCGGCACTATTGTGATTATTTTAACATGTATACTTTATGGAGAAATTCTGTTTATTTAAGGTTTCGGGCAAGCAGTTTGGCTATGGGACTCTCACCGGTAAGATTGGGATTATGCTCTCCTTGACTTAAGCGATTAAGTAAAGCATAAACTTGTGGATTTTCCACAGGCGTTTGAGCTTGAGATGCCTGTCCGTATTCTACAACATAGTGTTTCCCTTC
This window encodes:
- the pycB gene encoding oxaloacetate decarboxylase, with the protein product MAKNPVKIMETVLRDGHQSLAATRMRITDMVPQLQALDDVGYWALEAWGGATFDSCLRFLNEDPWERLKFLKKTLKTPISMLLRGQNILGYNHYADDVVEAFVKKMVEHGIGVIRVFDALNDVRNLEVAIKAGLEAGAHVQGVCVYTISPFHTKESYLKLAHDLEDRGVHSICIKDMSGLLAPYVAYDLVKAMKAEIKVPIQLHTHYTSGFGSMTYLKAVEAGVDVIDCALSPFALGTSQPCTETMIAALEGTERDTGLDRKKLKPIAIHFGNVKKSLADDFKLKTYFDVDTNVLDFQIPGGMLSNLYNQLKEQGMEDKYQELLEEMPRVRADLGYPPLVTPTSQIVGSMATFNVMLGERYKIVPREVKDLARGKYGRTPLPVAAEVREKIIGSDPIIEHRPADDIAPQLESLKAQLAEKGYPNASIEDVLSYAVFPDVALEFFKNNR